A genomic window from Cotesia glomerata isolate CgM1 linkage group LG7, MPM_Cglom_v2.3, whole genome shotgun sequence includes:
- the LOC123268448 gene encoding solute carrier family 28 member 3 isoform X1 has product MAGIANSAFSEVERKISGHNLRISIDLTNKENNGEEQKKYIESIDSEVIYLFYLTYFSCNRKKKKNHLLQNSESLKKETKFQLCFSNKNALIKYFGVIAINIVVLIYLIFASLYWSKNNNNCVFEWCDGYGMLLLLISITYLSLCYYFIIKKYFSNAIKLIFRPCCDCLELINRIRYASCSIKSLFYLIILASVIVFLIYDTIGSRDRLISCIGMFVMLSFGLLFSKYPRKINWRPVIWGLILQFGFGILTIRWSVGRMIFQCLSNKVAKFLNYAESGSKFVFSDQLVDSKVFAFSALPVIFFFSFMIQILYYLGAMQWVILKLGWALHAVMSTTVCESLNAAANTFLGMTESPLLIKPYINKLTTSEIHSVMTSGFASVSGTVLAAYISFGAQPAHLITASVMAAPASLAFSKLFYPETEKSQTTFKNIPLSKSEDTSVMDAATKGALAGIPLVLGIIANIVAFVSFISFFNAILSWFGGLVGFADLTFEYLLSRAFMPLSWIIGVPWDQCEDVATLIGLKTVVNEFVAYQKLGEFKKLGKLTPRVEGIATFAICGFANPGSVGIMMGGLGQLAPDKREQIAAVAIRAFIGGSIVCFMSASIAGMLMNEEFYESLGNNSTMY; this is encoded by the exons ATGGCTGGAATTGCCAATTCCGCTTTTTCAGag GTAGAGAGAAAAATTAGTGGacataatttaagaatttccATTGATCTTACTAATAAG GAAAACAATGGTGAGGAACAAAAAAAGTACATCGAAAGTATTGACAGTGAggtaatttatcttttttatctaacttatttttcttgcaatcgaaaaaaaaaaaaaaatcatttattgcAGAATTctgaaagtttaaaaaaagaaacaaaatttcaactatgcttttcaaataaaaatgcaCTTATAAAATACTTCGGAGtaattgcaataaatattGTCGTATTGATCTACTTAATTTTTGCAAGTCTTTATTGGTCCAAAAATA ACAATAATTGTGTATTCGAGTGGTGCGACGGGTATGGAATGCTCTTACTCCTCATATCAATCACGTACTTAAGTTTGTGTTActactttataataaaaaagtatttttccaATGCGATAAAACTTATTTTCCGACCGTGCTGCGACTGCTTGGAGTTAATCAACCGAATAAG ATACGCATCATGttcaataaaatcattattctACTTAATTATACTGGCGTCAGTAATAGTCTTTTTGATCTACGACACGATTGGGTCAAGGGATCGTTTAATAAGCTGTATTGGGATGTTTGTCATGCTTTCATTTGGTCTATTATTCTCTAAGTATCCACGCAAG ATTAATTGGAGACCTGTAATCTGGGGTCTAATCCTTCAATTTGGCTTCGGAATCTTAACAATTCGTTGGTCAGTTGGCAGAATGATTTTCCAATGCTTATCAAACAAAGTAGCAAAATTCCTAAATTACGCCGAAAGCGGCTCAAAATTTGTCTTTTCTGACCAACTTGTAGACAGTAAAGTTTTTGCATTTTCC gctTTACCAGTGATATTCTTCTTTAGCTTTATGATCCAAATTTTGTACTACCTGGGCGCCATGCAATGGGTGATACTAAAATTGGGGTGGGCTTTACATGCAGTAATGAGTACAACTGTATGTGAATCTCTCAATGCTGCTGCCAATACTTTCCTTGGAATG ACAGAATCTCCATTATTGATCAAACCGTATATTAATAAACTGACGACATCAGAAATACATTCTGTAATGACATCTGGCTTTGCTTCAGTTTctg GGACGGTACTAGCAGCGTACATAAGTTTTGGCGCCCAACCAGCGCACTTAATAACAGCATCAGTAATGGCAGCACCAGCATCACTAGCCttctcaaaattattttacccTGAGACTGAAAAGAGCCAAACAACGTTCAAAAATATCCCGCTTTCAAAATCAGAGGACACTAGTGTAATGGACGCCGCTACAAAGGGAGCTCTAGCGGGAATCCCCTTAGTTTTGGGAATCATAGCCAACATAGTGGCGTTCGTGTCCTTCATTTCGTTTTTCAACGCCATTTTGTCGTGGTTTGGCGGACTGGTAGGTTTCGCGGATTTGACCTTCGAATATTTGCTATCTAGAGCGTTTATGCCGCTGAGTTGGATAATTGGGGTTCCTTGGGATCAGTGTGAGGACGTAGCTACTCTCATTGGGCTCAAAACGGTAGTAAATGAGTTTGTGGCTTATCAAAAGTTGGgagagtttaaaaaattgggcAAACTTACCCCGAGAGTCGAAGGAATTGCTACTTTTGCCATTTGCGGATTCGCTAATCCTGGCTCGGTAGGAATTATGATGGGGGGCTTGGGTCAGTTAGCGCCCGATAAGAGGGAGCAAATTGCCGCTGTTGCTATTAGAGCTTTCATTGGTGGATCTATTGTTTGTTTTATGTCCGCTTCTATTGCTG gtatgTTAATGAATGAGGAATTTTATGAATCGTTAGGAAATAATTCTACGATGTATTAa
- the LOC123268448 gene encoding solute carrier family 28 member 3 isoform X3: MAGIANSAFSEVERKISGHNLRISIDLTKENNGEEQKKYIESIDSENSESLKKETKFQLCFSNKNALIKYFGVIAINIVVLIYLIFASLYWSKNNNNCVFEWCDGYGMLLLLISITYLSLCYYFIIKKYFSNAIKLIFRPCCDCLELINRIRYASCSIKSLFYLIILASVIVFLIYDTIGSRDRLISCIGMFVMLSFGLLFSKYPRKINWRPVIWGLILQFGFGILTIRWSVGRMIFQCLSNKVAKFLNYAESGSKFVFSDQLVDSKVFAFSALPVIFFFSFMIQILYYLGAMQWVILKLGWALHAVMSTTVCESLNAAANTFLGMTESPLLIKPYINKLTTSEIHSVMTSGFASVSGTVLAAYISFGAQPAHLITASVMAAPASLAFSKLFYPETEKSQTTFKNIPLSKSEDTSVMDAATKGALAGIPLVLGIIANIVAFVSFISFFNAILSWFGGLVGFADLTFEYLLSRAFMPLSWIIGVPWDQCEDVATLIGLKTVVNEFVAYQKLGEFKKLGKLTPRVEGIATFAICGFANPGSVGIMMGGLGQLAPDKREQIAAVAIRAFIGGSIVCFMSASIAGMLMNEEFYESLGNNSTMY; this comes from the exons ATGGCTGGAATTGCCAATTCCGCTTTTTCAGag GTAGAGAGAAAAATTAGTGGacataatttaagaatttccATTGATCTTACT AAGGAAAACAATGGTGAGGAACAAAAAAAGTACATCGAAAGTATTGACAGTGAg AATTctgaaagtttaaaaaaagaaacaaaatttcaactatgcttttcaaataaaaatgcaCTTATAAAATACTTCGGAGtaattgcaataaatattGTCGTATTGATCTACTTAATTTTTGCAAGTCTTTATTGGTCCAAAAATA ACAATAATTGTGTATTCGAGTGGTGCGACGGGTATGGAATGCTCTTACTCCTCATATCAATCACGTACTTAAGTTTGTGTTActactttataataaaaaagtatttttccaATGCGATAAAACTTATTTTCCGACCGTGCTGCGACTGCTTGGAGTTAATCAACCGAATAAG ATACGCATCATGttcaataaaatcattattctACTTAATTATACTGGCGTCAGTAATAGTCTTTTTGATCTACGACACGATTGGGTCAAGGGATCGTTTAATAAGCTGTATTGGGATGTTTGTCATGCTTTCATTTGGTCTATTATTCTCTAAGTATCCACGCAAG ATTAATTGGAGACCTGTAATCTGGGGTCTAATCCTTCAATTTGGCTTCGGAATCTTAACAATTCGTTGGTCAGTTGGCAGAATGATTTTCCAATGCTTATCAAACAAAGTAGCAAAATTCCTAAATTACGCCGAAAGCGGCTCAAAATTTGTCTTTTCTGACCAACTTGTAGACAGTAAAGTTTTTGCATTTTCC gctTTACCAGTGATATTCTTCTTTAGCTTTATGATCCAAATTTTGTACTACCTGGGCGCCATGCAATGGGTGATACTAAAATTGGGGTGGGCTTTACATGCAGTAATGAGTACAACTGTATGTGAATCTCTCAATGCTGCTGCCAATACTTTCCTTGGAATG ACAGAATCTCCATTATTGATCAAACCGTATATTAATAAACTGACGACATCAGAAATACATTCTGTAATGACATCTGGCTTTGCTTCAGTTTctg GGACGGTACTAGCAGCGTACATAAGTTTTGGCGCCCAACCAGCGCACTTAATAACAGCATCAGTAATGGCAGCACCAGCATCACTAGCCttctcaaaattattttacccTGAGACTGAAAAGAGCCAAACAACGTTCAAAAATATCCCGCTTTCAAAATCAGAGGACACTAGTGTAATGGACGCCGCTACAAAGGGAGCTCTAGCGGGAATCCCCTTAGTTTTGGGAATCATAGCCAACATAGTGGCGTTCGTGTCCTTCATTTCGTTTTTCAACGCCATTTTGTCGTGGTTTGGCGGACTGGTAGGTTTCGCGGATTTGACCTTCGAATATTTGCTATCTAGAGCGTTTATGCCGCTGAGTTGGATAATTGGGGTTCCTTGGGATCAGTGTGAGGACGTAGCTACTCTCATTGGGCTCAAAACGGTAGTAAATGAGTTTGTGGCTTATCAAAAGTTGGgagagtttaaaaaattgggcAAACTTACCCCGAGAGTCGAAGGAATTGCTACTTTTGCCATTTGCGGATTCGCTAATCCTGGCTCGGTAGGAATTATGATGGGGGGCTTGGGTCAGTTAGCGCCCGATAAGAGGGAGCAAATTGCCGCTGTTGCTATTAGAGCTTTCATTGGTGGATCTATTGTTTGTTTTATGTCCGCTTCTATTGCTG gtatgTTAATGAATGAGGAATTTTATGAATCGTTAGGAAATAATTCTACGATGTATTAa
- the LOC123268448 gene encoding solute carrier family 28 member 3 isoform X2 encodes MAGIANSAFSEVERKISGHNLRISIDLTNKENNGEEQKKYIESIDSENSESLKKETKFQLCFSNKNALIKYFGVIAINIVVLIYLIFASLYWSKNNNNCVFEWCDGYGMLLLLISITYLSLCYYFIIKKYFSNAIKLIFRPCCDCLELINRIRYASCSIKSLFYLIILASVIVFLIYDTIGSRDRLISCIGMFVMLSFGLLFSKYPRKINWRPVIWGLILQFGFGILTIRWSVGRMIFQCLSNKVAKFLNYAESGSKFVFSDQLVDSKVFAFSALPVIFFFSFMIQILYYLGAMQWVILKLGWALHAVMSTTVCESLNAAANTFLGMTESPLLIKPYINKLTTSEIHSVMTSGFASVSGTVLAAYISFGAQPAHLITASVMAAPASLAFSKLFYPETEKSQTTFKNIPLSKSEDTSVMDAATKGALAGIPLVLGIIANIVAFVSFISFFNAILSWFGGLVGFADLTFEYLLSRAFMPLSWIIGVPWDQCEDVATLIGLKTVVNEFVAYQKLGEFKKLGKLTPRVEGIATFAICGFANPGSVGIMMGGLGQLAPDKREQIAAVAIRAFIGGSIVCFMSASIAGMLMNEEFYESLGNNSTMY; translated from the exons ATGGCTGGAATTGCCAATTCCGCTTTTTCAGag GTAGAGAGAAAAATTAGTGGacataatttaagaatttccATTGATCTTACTAATAAG GAAAACAATGGTGAGGAACAAAAAAAGTACATCGAAAGTATTGACAGTGAg AATTctgaaagtttaaaaaaagaaacaaaatttcaactatgcttttcaaataaaaatgcaCTTATAAAATACTTCGGAGtaattgcaataaatattGTCGTATTGATCTACTTAATTTTTGCAAGTCTTTATTGGTCCAAAAATA ACAATAATTGTGTATTCGAGTGGTGCGACGGGTATGGAATGCTCTTACTCCTCATATCAATCACGTACTTAAGTTTGTGTTActactttataataaaaaagtatttttccaATGCGATAAAACTTATTTTCCGACCGTGCTGCGACTGCTTGGAGTTAATCAACCGAATAAG ATACGCATCATGttcaataaaatcattattctACTTAATTATACTGGCGTCAGTAATAGTCTTTTTGATCTACGACACGATTGGGTCAAGGGATCGTTTAATAAGCTGTATTGGGATGTTTGTCATGCTTTCATTTGGTCTATTATTCTCTAAGTATCCACGCAAG ATTAATTGGAGACCTGTAATCTGGGGTCTAATCCTTCAATTTGGCTTCGGAATCTTAACAATTCGTTGGTCAGTTGGCAGAATGATTTTCCAATGCTTATCAAACAAAGTAGCAAAATTCCTAAATTACGCCGAAAGCGGCTCAAAATTTGTCTTTTCTGACCAACTTGTAGACAGTAAAGTTTTTGCATTTTCC gctTTACCAGTGATATTCTTCTTTAGCTTTATGATCCAAATTTTGTACTACCTGGGCGCCATGCAATGGGTGATACTAAAATTGGGGTGGGCTTTACATGCAGTAATGAGTACAACTGTATGTGAATCTCTCAATGCTGCTGCCAATACTTTCCTTGGAATG ACAGAATCTCCATTATTGATCAAACCGTATATTAATAAACTGACGACATCAGAAATACATTCTGTAATGACATCTGGCTTTGCTTCAGTTTctg GGACGGTACTAGCAGCGTACATAAGTTTTGGCGCCCAACCAGCGCACTTAATAACAGCATCAGTAATGGCAGCACCAGCATCACTAGCCttctcaaaattattttacccTGAGACTGAAAAGAGCCAAACAACGTTCAAAAATATCCCGCTTTCAAAATCAGAGGACACTAGTGTAATGGACGCCGCTACAAAGGGAGCTCTAGCGGGAATCCCCTTAGTTTTGGGAATCATAGCCAACATAGTGGCGTTCGTGTCCTTCATTTCGTTTTTCAACGCCATTTTGTCGTGGTTTGGCGGACTGGTAGGTTTCGCGGATTTGACCTTCGAATATTTGCTATCTAGAGCGTTTATGCCGCTGAGTTGGATAATTGGGGTTCCTTGGGATCAGTGTGAGGACGTAGCTACTCTCATTGGGCTCAAAACGGTAGTAAATGAGTTTGTGGCTTATCAAAAGTTGGgagagtttaaaaaattgggcAAACTTACCCCGAGAGTCGAAGGAATTGCTACTTTTGCCATTTGCGGATTCGCTAATCCTGGCTCGGTAGGAATTATGATGGGGGGCTTGGGTCAGTTAGCGCCCGATAAGAGGGAGCAAATTGCCGCTGTTGCTATTAGAGCTTTCATTGGTGGATCTATTGTTTGTTTTATGTCCGCTTCTATTGCTG gtatgTTAATGAATGAGGAATTTTATGAATCGTTAGGAAATAATTCTACGATGTATTAa